The DNA sequence GGGGTTCGCAAAGACAAACCAGTTCCAGAACCCACCGGCCTGCATGTCAGTGATCGTCGTCAGCTGGAGCGAGCCGGCCATCATGACCGGAATGAGCAATGACATCCCCATCGGGATTTCGTAGGAGACCATCTGGCAGGCCTCGCGCATCGCGCCATAGACCGACCACTTGTTGTTGCTGGCCCAGCCGGCAAGAATCACGCCGAGCACTTCGATGCCGAGCATCGCAAGGATGAAAAGCAATGCAACATCGAGATCACGGAACACCCACGCTCCGGCAAACGGCAGCGCGATGAACGCCAGCAAAGGCGGGATAAAGACGATATAGACGGCGAGCTTGAACAGCAGCCGGTCGCCGCCGGAGGGGATGAAATCCTCCTTGAAAACAAGCTTGATACCGTCCGCCGCGGACTGCGCCCATCCGTGCCAGCCGCCAGTGCGCATCGGCCCCATTCGCGACTGAATTCGACCAGCCACTTTGCGCTCCCACCAGATACCGAACGCGGGGATGATGCTGATAAAGCCAATGATTCCCGCCAAGGCCACCACATCGCGAACCAGGACAAACTGCAACGGCCAAAGCAGGTAGGCAACAGGCGGGATGCTCAGCCGGGCAGATTCCATGAACGGAATTCCGAGCGGTGTATTCCGCATGGCCTCGTATATCTGTGAGGAACTGAGGGGATATTCGATGCCAAGAACCGGGATGGTGTGTGCCGGAGCTCCCGCGTTCGACGCAGCGGCTACCTCAACCAGCGAAAAAACGAAGGCATGCAACCAGACGATGAGGCAAACCCCAACGAGGGCGGAGAGAAAAATCACGAAGGCGACATAAGGCGCCTTGAGAATCCGCCCAATGCCTTCGTAGGAGGCGACCGCCAGGCCCGCGGCCAGAAACGTCAACCCGCCAAGGCCGGCGCCAAGACACAGAATAAAGAAGGGGATGATCTTCGCATCGGAGAGTGCATCGGGATTGAAAGGATCGATCGCAAACGAGACGTCGGCCAGACGATGCAGAAAGGTCGCGACGAGGGCAACCGCAAGACTTACGAACCCCAACCCCAGAAGGCGCGTCACGGCCTTTCTACGGTAACTTGCCAGTTTCTCGGGGCTTCGCTCGATCCAAGGCAGTGTGATCTGGCTCACTCACCAATCTCCGTGGGCTCCCGTCACCGCGAGACGAGAGGCGGCACACCGATCCTGCATATACCGAATCTGCTCAGAGACTCATTGCAGCCCGCACGTCGAAGTCGCGTCCTGTCCGCCGGCGCGGGACACCGTCGGGCATGTACTCCGCAGCGGCCTGGCATTTTGAACGCACTGAACGAGCCAATGCCGCTGAGCGGGCTACTTTTATAGCGAGTCCGTGTTGACTTGGCTAGGCCGTGAAATCGGCGATGAAATGTCGACTTTTTTTGATGAGAATGACGCGATTTGCTCTTGCGAACGGGGCGCAACGAGCCTCCGCGTATGCCGGACAGACAGTGAGGACACGGCGGCGATTCAGACGCCAGGCCCCCCTCCTCACAATACGCTCACTTACTCGACCACCGGGACGACATCGGCGACGTCGCTCGACGCGCCGCCCACGATCTCAACATCGCCGGATCGAGATTTTGCCTGGCTGGCCTCTCGCTGTCTTTCCTGAAGCTGCCGGGCCACCCAGCAGGAGGCTTCGCGTTCGGCAGCGAAGATGCGGAGGCTCACGAGACTGAACAATCCCAATACCGCCCAAGTCGTGATACCGTCCGCCGTGTCCACTGGACAACCCCCGTGAATTGCAATTGTGAATTTGCAACTGCCCTATCGGCCGAGATCCCATGAGCTTCCGGTGCGGCCGCTCTGATATGAATCATCGCTGGCCTCCAGGAGAATATTGTTTTGCTGCAGGAATTCGCTCTCTGACATGTTCAGGGTGTAGTAACCGGGCTTCTCAAGTTTGATTCGCCCGCCACCCTTGATGTTCGCCTTGAGGATATTCCACTTGCCCTTGCCGTCGGAATTGCCGATCCGCTTCCACGATCCGTCGGACTGCTGTTGAGAGATGACGACATCGTTGACCGGCCAGGTGCCCTGACGGTCGCTGATCTGCCCGAAATGATTGAATTCGACGCAGCCGGTGGATAGCAGGCCCATCGCCAGAACAACGAGGGTCCAACTCGCATACGCACGAGAGCATCGGGCACGAGGCTGGAAGAGTGTCACGCTCGCGGAGCGCGCGGAACTCCGGCTTGTGAAGGCGTCATGCCCCGA is a window from the Phycisphaerae bacterium genome containing:
- the nuoH gene encoding NADH-quinone oxidoreductase subunit NuoH, translating into MSQITLPWIERSPEKLASYRRKAVTRLLGLGFVSLAVALVATFLHRLADVSFAIDPFNPDALSDAKIIPFFILCLGAGLGGLTFLAAGLAVASYEGIGRILKAPYVAFVIFLSALVGVCLIVWLHAFVFSLVEVAAASNAGAPAHTIPVLGIEYPLSSSQIYEAMRNTPLGIPFMESARLSIPPVAYLLWPLQFVLVRDVVALAGIIGFISIIPAFGIWWERKVAGRIQSRMGPMRTGGWHGWAQSAADGIKLVFKEDFIPSGGDRLLFKLAVYIVFIPPLLAFIALPFAGAWVFRDLDVALLFILAMLGIEVLGVILAGWASNNKWSVYGAMREACQMVSYEIPMGMSLLIPVMMAGSLQLTTITDMQAGGFWNWFVFANPWCFIAFFVYYTAALASCKRAPFDLPESESELVAGFLTEYSGMRWSLFFFGEYVAMFVVSGLAVILFLGGWKSPVPEAWVESLVLQMGVAENMIGTVIRGVLKEGPILFLLKAAFLYYVQLWIRWTLPRIRIDQVLYACVQVLLPLTMVVLLANTLWILGVEHLKLGWLVAVDAALHWILVAIGVVVTLAMLGIAAFGYKNNRRLVGSMAAQQLPGA